From Quercus robur chromosome 8, dhQueRobu3.1, whole genome shotgun sequence:
GGTCCGATTAAAAatagggtcgggtttgggtttaaaaaaaaacccgaagcgggcCCGAGTCGGGTCTTGGTTTTACAAAAACCCGGCCCAAACCCGGACCcgattaaatatatatatatatatagttactaAAAtatcctcttatatatatattgttaaaacCCTAAAATACCTTACCCTCACAATCTCTTCAGACTTCAGCCGcttctcatctctttctcttcaaCTCACTCTCCTctcccactctcactcactctcctCTCATGTCTTATGTCGTCAGCCACCAACTGTCAGCCATACCTCTCTCATGCTCTCAGCCTCTCGGTCTCACTTTCTTTGCCGAAGAAGACGAATACGAAAATCTAAGATTCTTGTCGTAAAGCCTCTGTGATCTCACCcacgaagacgaagacgaaaACGAAGAGTCGAAGACGAAGATGAACAACCACAGTGATTTATAGCAATGGTTTTTGATgttcttcttccattttttctttatttgattattgGGTTTAGGGATTTAGATTTTGTTGTTAAGATTTGATGTTCCTTGCATGTActtgttttagattttgatttcaaatgCATTTGGTTTCTGTGAATAGTTTGATTTCAAATGTATTTGGTTTctgtgaataagaaatttgaatgGTTATGGTGGATTTGATTTGAGATTCATTTGGATTTGTTGTTTGTGCTGCACTGCTGTGATTTTTTTCttaggaaaacaattttttttaattgattgggCCACTGTTAGGGGCTGAAGATTGGGCCCTAAAGTGGCCTGACTGGGCGGGTTTGGGCCCTGGTAAAAATatccgtttaataaacgggccGGGTCCAAGCCATAGGCCCTAGCCCGCGGGTTGGGTATGGGTATGGAAAAACCTGGCCTGAACCCAACCCATTGCCATTCCTAGGCAGCATGAACTGAGGGAAGCAACAGTAGCCAATATGGGTGGAGAGAGGGTGGGAAACTTCCTAAGTACCCATCACCTTTGCATTGCAGAATGCCTTGCACCCATAATATCATCTGTATTAACGGTTGAATGACACTTAAATAATGTCAAGACAGCCAGTAGTTCACTGAGCACTTCCTCCAATGATGGGATGAGACAAATATCTAAAGAAGATCAACTACTCTTAATAAAAAGGAAACCattaaaaaaggaggggggaTCCCAGTGAATAGGGAACAAATCCCTCTATCGCACTACCTCGTTGTACCggtattattattttactattaggTTAACTAGGCTCTATAAATGAGCCCCATTTCCACAATATTATTCACTCTCTTAGCAATATATTAGGTCATATGTTTTAGCTTAGCTTCAACATTTAACTTTTATGAGAGTTTAGAAATAAAGGATGTTATATCATTTTCCTCTTAGTGTTCTTGCCTTACCTTCGCCTTTGTTTCACCTCGACTTCACCTTATGTTTATGTTGCATTGTCGTcgtcgtctctctctctctctctctctctgtaccTTAACCGACAACTTGCTCATGCTACAACCTGTGCATGCCTCAATGGCTCAACCGCTCAAGCTAAGCTGCTGACACCTTGAACCAcaatttcttattcttcttctatCTTTTCTCTAATCTCCAACATCCAACCAAGTGAAGTActgactctttctttcttttgggttgtgtttggtttgacggaaaatatttttcgaTTGTAAATTCATTTTAGGCCAAActatttttctaaaaagaaaatattttcaagtttttgttcCTGTTTTTCTTAAACTAAGCGTCCACACCTCTCGGATTGGCTGGGCTTTAGCACACAAGCATCGGATGAGTCTAGTGTCCTTGTAATAGTTTTTTCCATCCCCTGTTCTGTCTATGTTGGAACAGAGTAATACTTTTTGTTTGTATACTGTTTGGTTATATCAATACAATTcctatcttttatctcaaaaaactCTACCCATGAAAAATTAACCCAAGTGTGGGTTGGATTCGATTAGATCGAAATTTATCGAATTGGTGGGATAAGgttaaaacttgaaagcaagCCCCTTTAAGCCTTCTtcataataaaacaaataatagcAACCCCACCTATTATTTCTTTATCCATTAGTCCCACTTGTGTCTTAGTTGGTTCCTACTCTATTATTTTGTCACTTCTGAGTGACTATGAGCTAAGCAAATGGTTTTGGAGTCCAAATACCAGggctttctccgaaactgctgGCAAAACAATCTTAGTTTTGCACtccatttcatctccccactcACTTCACACGTTATATAAGATCCCATCCTCACATCGGACACcacaaaacacaaccaaaaatctcTTTTACATCTTCCTAacatttcaatttcaatttgttTCAGTTCCAATTtaaagcaagaaagaaaagaatgtgTGCAACAAACAGAGCTTCTTTGATAGTGGCAGCAAGTATTGGTGCGGTGGAGGCCTTGAAAGACCAAGGGATTTGCCGATGGAATTATCCTCTAAGGTCACTTCAACAGCATGCCAAGAACAATATCAGATCATACTATCAGGCCAAGAAACTTGCAGTTCAGTCTTCTTCGGCTATATCTAGTAAAGTGAATCATGAGAAGCTCAAGCAGTCTGAAGAGTCTTTGAGAAAAGTCATGTACTTGAGTTGTTGGGGTCCTTAGATCCCCCCTACACTTCTTGTAAATATATTGCCAATTTTGAATGATAATATAAATTAGTTCATCCCAAATTGTTCTCTTTCATCCCTACCAATTTCATTTTACTCATGGTTGATTTTGGACACCAGTATGAGTATTTTTAGTattcatataaattttatttagaaatttagaatatcAGTTTCTAGAAGATCTCTTGTACGTGTTCAAAATGTTTCTTTGAAGTGCAATTTCCTTGCCTGTAACCGTGGGGGAAATGTGTAAGCAAGAAACGTTGAAGGGGATTTTGTGAAGCTATGGAAGGATTGTTAAAAGATATTATGAGCCAAAAGGTGGGACTGTTCCCTCTTGGGT
This genomic window contains:
- the LOC126694868 gene encoding uncharacterized protein LOC126694868, with product MCATNRASLIVAASIGAVEALKDQGICRWNYPLRSLQQHAKNNIRSYYQAKKLAVQSSSAISSKVNHEKLKQSEESLRKVMYLSCWGP